The following proteins are encoded in a genomic region of Hippocampus zosterae strain Florida chromosome 2, ASM2543408v3, whole genome shotgun sequence:
- the slc19a2 gene encoding thiamine transporter 1: protein MSVLYPTLCLCAYGLFSNMRPSEPFLTAYLMGPDKNLTEEQVVSEIYPIWTYSYLALLLPVFLATDYLRYKPVLLLQATSYVVTYVMLAKAQGLGAMRLLEFFFGLATASEVAYFSYIYSVVEPAHYRKVTAYCRSVALFGSAAGSLTGQLLLTVAKVHLVHLVWATLASVAVAFVPPWFLPMPKRSLFFHKKSEGATERRSDYSGALTEKVDNMAPLDKEVVLTASPSSEETNTSCGLPEVLKMLLADFLHCYRRGPLLAWSLWWALATCGHSQVLNYAQVLWEKIRPSGEYAIYNGYVETLSTLLGSLAALLVGHLPVRWTVWGELTLCALSMLMAACVLVMVALRSIWLCYGSYVLFRATYMLLITVATYEIASSLDMQRYALVFGVNTFVALLLQSLLTLVVVDKAGLGLGVFSQFYVYGGYFAVISAVFFLAGICKVATRRRSDQEVLSRSQADTDGT, encoded by the exons ATGTCTGTGTTGTACCCAACCTTGTGCCTCTGCGCGTACGGTTTATTTTCCAACATGAGACCTTCGGAACCTTTCCTTACCGCTTACTTGATGGGACCAGACAAGAACCTGACCGAGGAGCAG GTTGTCAGCGAAATCTACCCAATCTGGACCTATTCCTATCTGGCTTTGCTGTTGCCGGTCTTCCTGGCCACGGACTACCTCCGTTACAAGCCCGTGTTGCTTTTGCAGGCAACGAGCTACGTGGTCACTTATGTGATGCTGGCCAAAGCGCAGGGCCTCGGCGCCATGCGGCTTCTggagttttttttcgggctcgCCACGGCTTCTGAGGTGGCTTACTTCTCGTACATCTACAGCGTGGTCGAGCCGGCGCACTACCGGAAGGTGACGGCTTACTGCCGCAGCGTCGCTCTTTTCGGCTCGGCCGCCGGCTCGCTGACCGGCCAGCTCCTCCTCACTGTGGCCAAAGTCCACCTGGTGCACCTCGTGTGGGCCACGCTGGCATCGGTCGCCGTGGCTTTCGTCCCACCCTGGTTTCTGCCCATGCCCAAGAGGAGCTTGTTTTTCCACAAGAAAAGCGAGGGGGCGACAGAGCGCCGGTCTGACTACAGCGGTGCGCTCACCGAGAAGGTTGACAACATGGCGCCTCTGGACAAGGAGGTCGTCTTAACT GCGTCCCCGTCATCCGAGGAGACGAATACAAGCTGCGGTTTACCGGAGGTCCTGAAGATGCTTTTGGCCGACTTCCTGCACTGTTACAGGCGAGGCCCCCTGCTGGCGTGGTCACTCTGGTGGGCGCTGGCGACGTGCGGTCACTCTCAGGTGCTCAACTATGCTCAAGTGCTGTGGGAGAAAATCCGCCCGTCCGGCGAATATGCCATTTACAACGGCTACGTGGAGACGTTGTCCACGCTGCTAG GGTCTCTGGCCGCCCTCCTGGTGGGTCACCTGCCTGTGCGCTGGACCGTGTGGGGGGAGCTGACCTTGTGCGCCCTTTCGATGCTCATGGCGGCGTGCGTGCTCGTCATGGTCGCGCTGCGGAGCATCTGGCTGTGTTACGGCTCCTATGTTCTTTTCCGAGCCACCTACATGCTGCTCATCACAGTTGCCAC ATACGAAATCGCCTCCAGTCTTGACATGCAGCGCTACGCCTTGGTGTTTGGCGTCAACACCTTTGTGGCTCTGCTGCTGCAGTCTCTGCTCACTCTGGTGGTGGTCGACAAGGCCGGCCTGGGCTTGGGTGTCTTCTCCCAG TTCTACGTCTACGGTGGCTACTTTGCCGTCATCTCCGCTGTGTTCTTCCTCGCCGGGATTTGCAAAGTGGCCACCAGGCGGCGCTCTGACCAAGAGGTCCTGTCGAGAAGTCAAGCAGACACCGACGGCACCTAA
- the arl6ip6 gene encoding ADP-ribosylation factor-like protein 6-interacting protein 6 isoform X2, whose product MLISSEYFKLDHISPTAAMVGGSAMKHRNGVKPWTVVVMSGVVSAVFVVAIGALCALLDPILQELRAGRVKKEDGAEVRMLGFWSVLVLSVLAGLTCCLFSWTLTYLNSYKPGLRPPTPLTLFRRT is encoded by the exons atgctaatcTCGAGTGAGTACTTCAAATTGGATCATATATCACCCACTGCGGCGATGGTAGGAGGAAGCGCCATGAAACATCGTAATGGCGTGAAACCGTGGACTGTAGTGGTCATGTCTGGAGTCGTTTCTGCTGTATTTGTAGTTGCTATCGGCGCTTTATGCGCACTTCTTGACCCCATACTGCAAG agttGCGGGCGGGCAGAGTGAAGAAAGAGGATGGGGCAGAAGTGAGGATGTTGG GTTTCTGGAGTGTCCTGGTTCTCTCGGTGTTGGCTGGACTCACCTGCTGTCTCTTCTCATGGACTCTGACCTACCTCAACTCTTACAAACCAGGCCTGCGGCCACCAACACCGCTGACACTGTTCAG GCGGACCTAA
- the arl6ip6 gene encoding ADP-ribosylation factor-like protein 6-interacting protein 6 isoform X1 — MLISSEYFKLDHISPTAAMVGGSAMKHRNGVKPWTVVVMSGVVSAVFVVAIGALCALLDPILQELRAGRVKKEDGAEVRMLGFWSVLVLSVLAGLTCCLFSWTLTYLNSYKPGLRPPTPLTLFSFGDKHNRDFLLDYGVALLNGAMATLTAIWSLT; from the exons atgctaatcTCGAGTGAGTACTTCAAATTGGATCATATATCACCCACTGCGGCGATGGTAGGAGGAAGCGCCATGAAACATCGTAATGGCGTGAAACCGTGGACTGTAGTGGTCATGTCTGGAGTCGTTTCTGCTGTATTTGTAGTTGCTATCGGCGCTTTATGCGCACTTCTTGACCCCATACTGCAAG agttGCGGGCGGGCAGAGTGAAGAAAGAGGATGGGGCAGAAGTGAGGATGTTGG GTTTCTGGAGTGTCCTGGTTCTCTCGGTGTTGGCTGGACTCACCTGCTGTCTCTTCTCATGGACTCTGACCTACCTCAACTCTTACAAACCAGGCCTGCGGCCACCAACACCGCTGACACTGTTCAG tTTCGGAGACAAACACAACAGAGATTTCCTGTTGGATTACGGTGTCGCTCTCCTCAATGGCGCCATGGCAACGCTTACTGCCATCTGGAGCCTGACCTGA
- the arhgap1 gene encoding rho GTPase-activating protein 1 yields MSSELLVDLSEDPTTAQLSHLKLATLEDHQWPADDAALSKSETDVSQHFDAGSPHLPWDHPFYDIARHQIIEVAGDDNFGRKVIVFNACRMPPQHQLDHQKLLMYLKGTLDQYVESDYTLIYFHHGLTRENKPSLSWLRDAYREFDRKYKKNIKALYIVHPTMFIKTLLILFKPIISFKFGRKLNYVSYLSELEDVVKCEQLVIPARVKEYDNKLRASLKPTSLPPVSPPRSPPQPNQVFGVPLELLRKRSPDGDPVPVVMRNTISFLSEQGLEIEGIFRRSANVTLVKEIQLRYNSGEAVNFREMEDVHLAAVILKKFLRELPEPLLTYQLYNDIVNFASVPSDSQVTVMKTLVESLPEENYAALRYLITFLAQVTANSDVNKMTNSNLAVVFGPNLLWGRDNAMSLSAIGPINNFTQCLLDQQHLVFA; encoded by the exons ATGTCTTCCGAGTTGCTTGTGGACTTGAGCGAGGACCCGACGACGGCACAGCTGAGCCACCTGAAGCTGGCCACTTTAGAGGACCACCAATGGCCGGCGGATGACGCTGCTCTCAGCAAGTCGG AGACTGATGTCTCTCAGCACTTTGATGCCGGTTCCCCGCACCTGCCCTGGGACCATCCCTTCTATGACATCGCCCGGCATCAAATCATCGAAGTCGCCG GTGACGACAACTTTGGCAGAAAAGTGATCGTCTTTAACGCCTGCAGGATGCCGCCCCAGCACCAACTGGACCATCAGAAGCTGTTGAT GTACCTGAAAGGAACATTGGACCAGTACGTGGAAAGCGACTACACCCTGATCTACTTCCACCACGGACTGACCAGAGAGAACAAGCCGTCGCTCAGCTGGCTGCGGGACGCTTACAGGGAATTTGACAGGAA GTACAAGAAGAATATCAAAGCCTTGTATATTGTCCATCCCACCATGTTCATCAAGACCCTGCTGATCCTCTTCAAACCCATCATCAG TTTCAAATTTGGAAGGAAACTCAACTACGTGAGCTATCTGAGTGAGCTGGAGGACGTGGTCAAGTGCGAGCAGCTCGTCATTCCAGCCCGTGTCAAAGA aTACGACAACAAGCTGAGAGCCTCCCTGAAGCCGACCTCCTTGCCTCCTGTGTCCCCTCCTCGCAGTCCTCCTCAGCCCAACCAGGTCTTTGGGGTCCCCCTTGAATT GTTGAGGAAGAGAAGTCCAGATGGAGATCCTGTTCCTGTAGTCATGAGAAACACAATTAGCTTCCTGTCAGAGCAAG gtcTGGAAATCGAGGGAATCTTCCGACGTTCCGCCAATGTGACTTTGGTGAAGGAGATTCAACTCCGATATAACTCAG GCGAAGCCGTGAACTTCCGAGAGATGGAAGACGTCCATTTGGCGGCCGTGATCTTGAAGAAGTTCCTGAGGGAGCTGCCCGAGCCGCTGCTGACCTACCAGCTCTACAACGACATTGTCAATTTTGCCT CTGTGCCCAGTGACAGTCAGGTGACTGTCATGAAGACGTTGGTGGAGTCGCTGCCGGAGGAGAACTACGCCGCGCTCAGATACCTAATCACGTTTCTGGCACAG GTAACGGCCAACAGTGACGTGAATAAGATGACCAACAGCAACCTGGCTGTGGTGTTTGGGCCCAACCTGCTCTGGGGGCGGGACAACGCCATGTCACTCAGCGCCATCGGACCAATTAACAACTTCACCCAATGCCTGTTGGACCAGCAGCACTTGGTCTTTGCCTAA